A single window of Nicotiana tomentosiformis chromosome 1, ASM39032v3, whole genome shotgun sequence DNA harbors:
- the LOC138907412 gene encoding uncharacterized protein, whose protein sequence is MTSNIAESLNAVTKDARELPAVELLEYMSTLLECWTNEKLLNANGTFTYLGKKYNKELEDNRTLSQKMRERASTDYIHNVIDSVKRFIVCLQNKRCSCGQFQIDELPYPHALVALRHMNEPYENYYSPSYTRESLMQTYEILVDPLPS, encoded by the exons ATGACATCAAATATTGCAGAGTCATTGAATGCGGTAACCAAAGATGCAAGAGAGCTGCCCGCGGTAGAACTATTAGAGTACATGAGTACTCTTCTTGAATGTTGGACTAATGAAAAGTTATTGAATGCAAATGGTACGTTCACATACCTTGggaaaaaatacaacaaagagtTGGAGGACAATAGGACATTATCACAGAAGATGAGA GAGAGGGCTTCAACAGATTACATCCATAATGTGATAGATAGTGTGAAGCGCTTCATTGTTTgccttcaaaacaagagatgtagTTGTGGACAATTCCAAATCGATGAACTTCCTTATCCACATGCTTTGGTGGCTTTGAGGCACATGAACGAGCCTTATGAAAACTATTATTCTCCTTCTTACACGAGGGAGAGCCTTATGCAGACTTATGAAATACTAGTAGACCCGCTACCTAGTTAA